A genomic stretch from Empedobacter stercoris includes:
- a CDS encoding glutamine--tRNA ligase/YqeY domain fusion protein, producing the protein MEEEKKSLNFIEQIIEDDLANGMPKENLRFRFPPEPNGYLHIGHAKAICLNFGLGQRYNAPVNLRFDDTNPDKEEQEFVDSIREDVKWLGFEWAEERYASDYFQQLYDWAVQLIKEGKAYIDDQSSEVINEQRKTPFEPGIESPYRNRSVEENLAIFERMKAGEFEEGTHVLRAKIDMTSPNMNMRDPVMYRILKRPHHRTGDTWKMYPMYDWTHGESDYIEGISHSLCSLEFKNHRDLYEWYANNVELPNQPQKPKQREFARGNVSYMITSKRKLMKLVQEGVVTGWDDPRMPTISGLRRRGYTPESIKNFWNTAGVAKRDNVLDISLLEFSVRDHLNKIAPRVFAVIDPVKVIIENYPEGQVEELEIENNPEDETAGSRIVPFTREIYIEREDFMEEAPKKFFRLSLGNEVRLKGAYFIKAERVEKDAEGNITTIFATYDPETKSGSGTEASKRKVKGTLHWVSATENIPIEVREYDRLFTVESPDAEKDVDFLQFVNPNSLTVKNGFAEPALKNAKVEDKFQFQRIGYFALDRDSSENKLVFNRTVTLKDTWAKVNK; encoded by the coding sequence ATGGAAGAAGAAAAAAAATCATTGAATTTTATCGAGCAAATCATTGAAGATGATTTAGCTAATGGGATGCCAAAAGAAAATTTACGTTTTCGTTTCCCACCAGAACCAAATGGTTATTTGCACATCGGGCACGCAAAAGCAATCTGCTTAAACTTCGGTTTAGGACAACGTTACAATGCGCCTGTAAACTTACGTTTTGACGACACTAATCCTGACAAAGAAGAACAAGAATTCGTAGATTCTATCCGCGAAGATGTGAAATGGTTAGGTTTCGAGTGGGCTGAAGAACGTTATGCTTCTGATTATTTCCAGCAGCTTTACGATTGGGCTGTTCAATTAATCAAAGAAGGAAAAGCGTACATCGACGATCAATCTTCAGAAGTAATTAATGAACAACGTAAAACACCGTTTGAACCTGGAATCGAATCTCCTTATAGAAACCGTTCTGTTGAAGAAAATTTAGCGATTTTCGAACGAATGAAAGCAGGCGAATTTGAAGAAGGAACACATGTTTTACGTGCAAAAATTGACATGACTTCTCCAAATATGAACATGCGTGACCCTGTGATGTATCGTATTTTAAAACGTCCTCATCACCGTACTGGAGACACATGGAAAATGTACCCGATGTACGACTGGACACATGGAGAATCTGATTATATCGAAGGAATCTCACATTCATTATGTTCGTTAGAATTCAAAAATCACCGTGATTTATATGAATGGTATGCGAATAATGTTGAGTTACCGAATCAACCTCAAAAACCAAAACAACGCGAATTTGCTCGTGGTAATGTTTCGTACATGATTACAAGTAAGCGTAAATTAATGAAATTGGTACAAGAAGGAGTTGTAACAGGTTGGGATGATCCACGTATGCCAACTATTTCAGGTTTACGTCGTCGTGGGTACACACCAGAATCTATCAAGAACTTCTGGAATACTGCTGGTGTTGCAAAACGTGATAATGTATTGGATATTTCGTTATTGGAATTCTCTGTTCGTGATCATTTAAATAAAATCGCACCACGTGTTTTTGCTGTAATTGATCCAGTTAAAGTAATTATCGAAAACTATCCAGAAGGACAAGTTGAGGAATTAGAAATTGAGAATAATCCAGAAGATGAAACTGCGGGATCTCGCATCGTACCTTTTACTCGTGAAATTTATATTGAACGTGAAGATTTTATGGAAGAAGCGCCTAAAAAATTCTTCCGTTTATCATTAGGAAACGAAGTTCGTTTGAAAGGTGCCTACTTTATTAAAGCAGAACGAGTTGAAAAAGATGCTGAAGGAAACATTACAACAATTTTCGCTACTTATGATCCTGAAACAAAATCTGGTAGTGGAACTGAAGCGTCTAAACGTAAAGTAAAAGGAACATTACATTGGGTTTCTGCAACAGAAAATATTCCAATCGAAGTTCGCGAATACGATCGCTTATTTACAGTAGAATCTCCGGATGCAGAGAAAGATGTTGACTTCTTACAATTTGTTAACCCAAACTCATTAACGGTTAAAAATGGATTCGCTGAACCAGCGCTGAAAAACGCTAAAGTAGAAGATAAATTCCAATTTCAACGCATTGGATATTTTGCTTTGGATCGTGATTCTTCTGAAAATAAATTAGTTTTCAACAGAACTGTAACCCTAAAAGATACTTGGGCAAAAGTAAACAAATAA
- the rimM gene encoding ribosome maturation factor RimM (Essential for efficient processing of 16S rRNA), with amino-acid sequence MTKNDCYYLGKITKRHGFKGNLIIHLDTDEPELYDTLEAVFIEKDGTLVPFFFETSQPYQGTKLLVKFEDVEDEEVDKLINRELYLPLKSLPELSGTDFYYHEIVGFTIYDQTNTEVGTIKSVNDSAAQAYFEVDANGKEILIPMIDEWILEVNREEKAMLINIPDGLLEIYLG; translated from the coding sequence ATGACAAAAAATGATTGCTACTATTTAGGTAAAATTACAAAGAGACACGGTTTCAAGGGTAATTTAATCATTCATTTGGACACGGACGAACCAGAATTATACGATACTTTGGAAGCAGTGTTCATCGAGAAAGATGGTACACTGGTTCCATTTTTTTTTGAAACCTCTCAGCCTTATCAAGGCACAAAATTATTAGTAAAGTTTGAAGATGTTGAAGACGAAGAAGTCGACAAGTTAATCAATCGTGAACTTTATTTACCTCTTAAGTCGTTACCAGAACTTTCTGGAACAGACTTTTATTACCACGAAATTGTTGGTTTTACGATTTACGACCAAACAAATACAGAAGTTGGAACGATAAAATCTGTCAACGATTCTGCTGCTCAAGCTTATTTCGAAGTGGATGCAAACGGAAAAGAAATCCTAATTCCGATGATTGACGAATGGATTCTTGAAGTAAATCGTGAAGAAAAAGCAATGCTTATTAATATTCCTGATGGTTTATTAGAAATTTATTTGGGGTAA
- a CDS encoding 30S ribosomal protein S16, giving the protein MATRIRLQRHGRKGKPFFHIVVADSRAKRDGRFIEKLGTYNPITNPATIELNIDSAVEWLQTGAEPSNTAKALLSYKGAYMKKHLLGGVAKGAFSQEEAEKRFEAWLEAKDAKVQAKKDGLTSGAAAAKAAALEAEKAVNDARVKAAQEAEAAAQAEETPAEEAEGTTEEVATEE; this is encoded by the coding sequence ATGGCTACAAGAATTAGATTACAAAGACATGGTCGTAAAGGAAAACCATTCTTTCACATCGTAGTTGCTGACTCAAGAGCAAAACGTGATGGTCGTTTCATCGAAAAATTAGGTACTTACAACCCAATTACTAACCCTGCAACAATTGAATTAAACATTGATTCAGCTGTAGAATGGTTACAAACAGGTGCTGAGCCATCTAATACTGCTAAAGCTTTATTATCTTACAAAGGTGCTTACATGAAAAAACACTTATTAGGTGGTGTTGCTAAAGGAGCATTTTCTCAAGAAGAAGCTGAAAAACGTTTTGAAGCTTGGTTAGAAGCTAAAGATGCAAAAGTTCAAGCTAAAAAAGACGGTTTAACTTCAGGTGCTGCTGCTGCTAAAGCTGCTGCATTAGAAGCTGAAAAAGCTGTTAATGATGCGCGTGTAAAAGCTGCTCAGGAAGCTGAAGCTGCTGCACAAGCAGAAGAAACTCCTGCTGAAGAAGCAGAAGGTACAACTGAAGAAGTTGCTACAGAAGAATAA
- a CDS encoding HD domain-containing protein, giving the protein MNKKDILAQTQAYIKKTFLDEGTGHDYFHIERVVTNAKKILETEDADPFLVELAAWTHDIGDYKLHDGVDKSEKLIRAFLASIQVEEETIVRILEIVSQVSFSKGNKPTTIEAEIVQDADRLDAIGAVGIARCFAYGGSVGSILYNPYDNSKDASSVQHFYDKLFRLKDLMNTKTAKQIAEKRHLYMENFIQEFYQEVK; this is encoded by the coding sequence ATGAATAAAAAAGACATACTTGCTCAAACACAAGCTTATATCAAGAAAACCTTTTTAGATGAAGGAACTGGACACGATTATTTTCATATCGAACGTGTAGTAACGAACGCTAAAAAGATTTTAGAAACTGAAGATGCAGACCCTTTTTTAGTCGAATTAGCTGCTTGGACACATGATATTGGTGATTATAAATTGCATGATGGAGTAGATAAATCTGAAAAGTTAATTAGAGCGTTTTTAGCATCTATTCAGGTTGAGGAAGAAACGATTGTACGTATTTTAGAAATTGTTTCGCAAGTTTCGTTTAGTAAAGGAAATAAACCAACTACAATAGAAGCAGAAATAGTACAAGATGCCGATCGTTTGGATGCAATTGGAGCTGTCGGAATTGCGCGTTGTTTTGCTTATGGTGGGAGCGTAGGCAGCATTTTGTATAATCCGTATGATAACTCGAAAGATGCATCAAGTGTACAACATTTTTATGATAAATTATTTAGATTAAAAGATTTGATGAACACTAAAACAGCAAAACAAATTGCAGAAAAACGTCATCTATACATGGAAAATTTTATTCAAGAATTTTATCAAGAAGTTAAATAA
- a CDS encoding S41 family peptidase, translated as MEKYNAHIDKKIPANKLKKDVDFAYKKLKRYHPKLDMYLAQNELDFKFDSLKKTLTKSLKPNDFYIKFFPIFESLEHGHTYIYPIYKRLNKKEIKQYKDSKSAFNDYSFFWKNDSVFLVHDQSKINPINPGSALVFIDNIPTKYLYDKYKKSIFGDGKNTTFTDNVFNRTFLNYVTLEQGIKDSVELTFLMGNKPIRKKTFRTYPKSKETEKKELPKITKEQKQIDRKVRIKQKTYGYSKNSAAYSKDLSFPTNDSTIAVLKVTDFRKGKIQELYKEVFTDIKNHKVQNLVLDLRNNGGGFIKDAHYLYAYLVDDSKSFLGKKIVANKTSFGKSLYNIFPTYSYPLLWLGSGYTYFATSKNSDNEYELHLPFSFVKIDKSLIYKGNLYVMINGGSYSASSLISANLQLKNRAFFVGEETGGDFNGTVAGLMPKFTLPHSKLQMSVGTVYLSPIEKREEMGHGVYPNQEIKPTLEHKIKRIDPELNWILNDIKKENAVYNKVLQIENHLLN; from the coding sequence GTGGAGAAATACAATGCACATATTGATAAAAAAATCCCAGCAAATAAGCTAAAGAAAGACGTTGATTTTGCCTACAAAAAACTAAAAAGATATCATCCAAAATTGGATATGTATCTTGCTCAAAATGAATTAGATTTTAAATTTGACAGCTTAAAAAAGACCCTTACAAAATCATTAAAACCAAATGATTTTTACATTAAGTTTTTTCCGATTTTCGAAAGTTTAGAGCACGGACATACATATATTTATCCGATTTATAAACGATTGAATAAAAAGGAAATAAAGCAATACAAAGATTCAAAGTCAGCGTTTAATGATTATAGTTTCTTTTGGAAAAATGATTCAGTTTTTTTGGTACATGATCAGTCTAAAATAAATCCAATAAATCCTGGTTCAGCATTAGTTTTTATAGATAATATTCCAACAAAATATCTATACGATAAATACAAAAAAAGCATTTTTGGCGATGGGAAAAACACCACTTTTACAGATAATGTATTCAACCGAACATTTTTGAATTATGTTACATTAGAGCAGGGGATTAAAGATTCAGTCGAACTTACTTTTTTAATGGGGAATAAACCAATCCGAAAAAAAACATTTAGGACTTATCCCAAATCAAAAGAAACTGAGAAAAAGGAACTTCCAAAAATCACCAAAGAACAAAAGCAAATCGACCGAAAAGTTCGAATTAAGCAAAAAACGTACGGATACTCCAAAAATTCGGCAGCTTATTCCAAAGATTTATCTTTTCCTACGAACGACAGTACTATTGCAGTACTAAAAGTAACTGATTTTAGAAAAGGTAAGATACAAGAGCTATATAAAGAAGTTTTTACAGATATCAAAAATCATAAAGTTCAAAACTTGGTACTGGATCTTCGCAATAACGGGGGCGGATTCATCAAAGATGCACATTATTTGTATGCGTATTTGGTCGATGATTCGAAGTCTTTTTTAGGTAAAAAAATTGTTGCCAATAAGACTTCATTTGGAAAATCATTGTACAATATTTTTCCCACTTATTCCTACCCGTTACTTTGGTTGGGATCTGGTTATACCTACTTTGCAACATCCAAAAATTCGGATAATGAATACGAATTGCACCTGCCTTTCTCGTTTGTAAAAATAGACAAATCGCTTATTTACAAAGGGAATTTGTATGTGATGATCAATGGAGGATCGTATTCCGCTTCTTCGCTTATTTCGGCGAATCTTCAACTCAAGAATCGTGCATTTTTTGTTGGAGAAGAAACTGGAGGCGATTTTAATGGAACGGTGGCTGGTTTGATGCCTAAGTTTACGTTACCTCATTCAAAACTACAAATGTCGGTGGGAACAGTTTATCTTTCGCCTATCGAAAAGCGAGAAGAGATGGGACATGGTGTATATCCTAATCAAGAGATTAAACCTACTTTAGAGCATAAAATAAAGCGAATTGATCCCGAATTAAACTGGATTTTGAACGATATCAAAAAAGAAAATGCAGTATACAATAAGGTATTACAAATAGAAAATCATCTACTTAATTAA
- a CDS encoding class I SAM-dependent methyltransferase has translation MDKTAKIIDVGGGESKLVDFLLEEGYENISVLDISANALEKAKKRLGDRAKKVNWIVADITEFEPTEQYDVWHDRAVFHFLTEDNDIKKYQDLVSKAVKGKMVIGTFSTNGPLKCSGLEIKQNDEISLTSTFAADFEKIECFTIDHITPFDTIQNFIFCSFNKK, from the coding sequence GTGGATAAAACAGCAAAAATTATTGATGTTGGCGGTGGAGAAAGTAAATTAGTTGATTTTTTATTGGAAGAAGGATACGAAAATATTTCGGTTTTGGATATTTCTGCAAATGCATTAGAAAAAGCTAAAAAACGTTTGGGAGATAGAGCTAAAAAAGTGAATTGGATTGTTGCGGATATCACCGAATTCGAACCTACAGAACAATACGATGTATGGCACGACAGAGCTGTTTTTCATTTTTTAACAGAAGATAATGACATCAAAAAATACCAAGATTTAGTTTCGAAAGCGGTGAAAGGCAAAATGGTTATCGGAACTTTTTCAACAAATGGACCTTTGAAATGTAGCGGTTTAGAAATTAAGCAAAACGATGAAATTTCGTTAACATCTACCTTTGCTGCTGATTTTGAAAAAATAGAATGTTTTACGATAGATCACATAACGCCATTTGATACGATACAAAATTTTATTTTTTGTAGTTTCAACAAAAAATAA
- a CDS encoding FAD:protein FMN transferase, whose amino-acid sequence MKNTFLKNIFTFILLYALIPTNAQTVGVRDTILMGSRFQITLVDKDSISAEKNINKAIDEMIRIEELISDWKPTSQVSQVNQNAGIKPIKVDREVFELTKRAIYFSQLTNGAFDISFAAMDKVWKFDGTMEEIPTENEIKKAIEKVGYQNILLDEKNSTIFLKKAGMKIGFGSTGKGYAAQKARTYMQNLGIQAGIIDASGDMTTWGNQPNGEPWKIGITNPFKRFKMADILVMKNAAVTTSGDYEKFILIDGIRYSHIINPKTGYPSTGLTGVTVIGPDAEMCNGFSTSIMVLGKGKGLELINQQKDYAALLITDKGKIIRSKNYKKIKQTLGR is encoded by the coding sequence ATGAAAAATACATTTCTAAAAAATATATTCACTTTTATACTATTGTATGCTCTAATTCCGACGAATGCTCAAACGGTCGGAGTTAGAGACACAATTTTGATGGGAAGTCGTTTTCAAATTACTTTGGTTGATAAAGATTCTATTTCTGCCGAAAAAAATATTAACAAAGCAATTGATGAAATGATTAGAATCGAAGAATTAATTTCAGATTGGAAACCAACTTCACAGGTTTCTCAAGTCAATCAAAATGCAGGAATCAAACCAATAAAAGTTGATCGAGAAGTTTTTGAATTGACAAAAAGAGCAATTTATTTTTCTCAACTTACCAATGGAGCTTTTGATATTAGTTTTGCAGCAATGGACAAAGTTTGGAAATTTGATGGCACGATGGAAGAAATTCCAACAGAAAATGAAATCAAAAAAGCGATTGAAAAAGTTGGTTATCAAAACATCTTACTTGATGAAAAAAATTCGACTATTTTCTTGAAAAAAGCTGGAATGAAAATCGGTTTTGGATCAACAGGAAAGGGCTATGCAGCACAAAAAGCGCGAACTTATATGCAAAATTTAGGAATACAAGCTGGTATTATAGATGCTTCTGGTGATATGACAACTTGGGGAAATCAACCAAATGGTGAACCTTGGAAAATTGGAATTACAAACCCGTTCAAACGCTTTAAAATGGCAGATATTTTAGTTATGAAAAATGCTGCTGTTACTACATCTGGCGATTACGAAAAATTTATTTTAATTGACGGAATTCGTTATTCACATATCATCAATCCCAAAACTGGTTATCCTTCTACAGGTTTAACAGGTGTTACCGTGATTGGTCCTGATGCTGAAATGTGCAATGGTTTCAGTACTTCAATCATGGTTTTAGGAAAAGGAAAAGGTTTAGAATTGATCAATCAACAAAAAGACTACGCTGCACTTTTAATTACAGACAAAGGGAAAATTATTCGTTCTAAAAATTACAAGAAAATAAAACAGACTCTTGGGAGATAA